The genomic stretch TGACGATAGCGGAGAATAGCCTTAACCGGCCTGGAAGGTGAACGAGTCCCCTGACTACGAGTGGAACGATTAGCGGCCATGCGGCTGTTCGCCTTCGTTCTACCAGACCTTCATATGGAAGAGAGAAACGGTAAAATGGCCTGGCACATGTGGTCCTGGGAAATCCCCAACACCCTTTGGGAAGATTTACTGACCGTCTATAGAAGGCCtgtgtaggccaggcacggtggtggctcacgcctgtaatcacagcactttgggaggccaaggcgggtggatcacctgaagtcgggagttcaagaccagcctgaccaacatggtgaaacctggtctctactaaaaatacaaaaattagtcgggcgtggtggcggatgcctgtaatcccagcttctcgggaggctgaggcaggagaatcacttgcagtgagccgagctcgcacccattgctctctagcctgggcaacaagagtgaaactccagctcaaaaaaaaaaagaagaagaaggcctGTGTCTATAATAGGAAAAAGCTGCTCAACTTCTCCCTcaacctaaaattttttttatttatttaattttatttttttgagacggagtctttctctgttgcccaggctggagtgcagtagcgcaatcttagctcactgcaacctccgcctcccgggttcaagtgattctcctgcctcagcctcccaagtagctggtactacaggccacaccaccacgcccggctaatttttatatttttagtagacaggatttctctatattggtcaggctactCTCAaccccctgacctcgtgatccgcccgcctcagcctcccaaagtgctgggattacaggcgtgagcaaccgctcccgggtttgtttgttttgtttgtttgtttgttttgagacagagtctcactctgtcgctcaggctggagtgcaatggcaggatgtcagctctctgcaacctccacgtcgcgggttcaagcgattctcctgcctcagcctcccaggcagctgggattacaggcgcccaccaccacgccccactaatttttttgtatttttgtagaaattgggtttcaccacgtttgccaggctggtctcaaactcctgctggcctcagcctcccaaactgctgggattacaggcgcaagccaagGCGCCTGGCCTTTCCtgggaattttaaaacaaaatatgcaaaatatattcatttacgAACTCTACAtttgtcattgcactccagcctgggcaacaagaacgaaactccgtctcaaaaataaataaataaataaataaaaataaaaaataaaattcctatgAAATATTGTCTTCTGAAGATTTGAGCATTTTTGCCCACTGGGTTGATGGAGACAGAAAGGGTTCTAGGCCAGAATGTTCATATTTGGAAGACTTTCAAATTATAACTGTTGTCACATGTTTGCAGTTTATTCAAGACTGCTGTTACATAGTGGAAAAATTAACTCCTTACTTCAAATGTCTAGTCTACCTAGATGTTTGGAAGTGTCCCACGTATATTAAATGTAGAGGTAGTGAAATATCActgtaaatatctttttgttaaaatttatagGAAACACTGCCTTTTGGAAATTGAATTGTTTAACTACCTTTGTGAGCAGTGTAGTACTGTGTATAGTTGTTCGATAGTTtagaggaggtgggagggaagaaATTGCAAAAGGTAATAGGCCAGTGTGTTCATAATTGGACATTTTCAGACactatttttctgtatgttttgtgcattttgttttgcTCTGTATATAGCATATACAATGGGCAAATGCATCCTAATTTTGCAACATCTAATTGCTGGATGTTAAAGAGGTTGCCAGTGTGTGATAAAGTACTTAGTAAATTTAgcatattttgtatactttgtgTTGAAATTCATAGGAAACTTGTCTTCTGTGAATGACTTTTGGATAGGAGTTTGTTCAACCATCTCTAAGCATTACACATGCGTGTACTTGTCCACTGGATTGAAAGCAGAGAGAAGGAAGTGAGGAGGGAATGGTTCAAGGCCAAAATGGTCATATTTAGGAGATACCTCAGATTATAACCACGGTTACATATGTGGAATTTTATTTAACAGTGCGTGTACATGGTGGACAAGTTAGATGAAATATCTAGTATTTCTAGATATTTGGAAGTGCTTCATGTATTTAAAAGTAGTAGTAGCAtaacactgttttttgtttttgtttgagacggagtctcactctgtcacccaggctggagtgcagtggcacgatatcggctcattgcaacctccgcctcctgggttcaagcaattctcctgcctcagcctcctgagtagctgggattacaggggtgcaccaccatgcccagctaccttttgtgtttttagtagagacagggtttcaccatgttggctaggctggtcttgaactcctgacctcaggtgatccacccacctaggcctcccaaagtgcttggattacaggcatgagccactgcgcccggcaaatAATACTTTttgtaaataacttttaaaaactgatggggctggggccaggcacggtggctcacgcctgtaatcccagcactttgggagtccaaggcaggtggatcacgaggtcaggagatcgagaccatcctggctaacatggtgaaaccctgtctctactaaaaatacaaaaaattagccaggcgtggtggcgggtgcctgtagtcccagctacttgggaggctgaggcaggagaatggcgtgaacccaggagatggagcttgcagtgagctgagactgcgccactgcactccagcctgggtgacagagcgagactgtgtctcaaaaaaaaaaaaaaaaaaaaaaaaaacaactgatggggcacagtggctcacgcctgtaatcccaacactttgggtggctgatgctggtgaatcatttgaggtcaggagttccagaacagcctggccaacatggcgaaaccctgtctctactaaaaacacaaaaagtagctaggcttggtggtgagtgcctgtaatccctcagctactcaggaggctgaggcacgagaaccgcttgaacccaggaggcagagactgcagtgagctgagatcgtggcactgcactccaacctaggtgacagagtgagactctgtctcaaaaaataaaaaaagaaaagaaaaaagaaaaaaaaactggtggGAAATACTCTTTGGAAGTAGAATTGTTGAACCACCTCTGTGAACAGTGTACTCTCTGTACTTGTTCATTGGGTTGACGGAGGTGGGTGAGATGAAATTTCCTGATTAGGACATTGTACTACAGCTATGCAACATGTTACCATTGAGAGAAAATGGCTGTATAATTTCCTACATGTGAATATGCAATGacctcaaaataaatttttgttaaaaagtacaccactggccaggtgcggtggctcacgcctgtaatcccagcactttgggaggccgaggtgggtggatcaggaggtcaggagatggagaccatcctggctaacatggtgaaaccccgtctctactaaaaatacaaaaaatttgccgggtgtggtggcgggagcctgtagtcccagctactcgggaggctgaggcaggagactggcgtgaacccaggaggtggagcttgcagtgagcggagatcgcaccactgcactccagcctgggcaagagagcgagactccatctccaaaaaaaaaaaaagtataccacTGGATTCTGCAAACCTCCCGAGCACACGTCGGTAGCCGGCTCCCTGGCTGTCTGAATTACCAAGCTGTCTCCCCAGCTGTATTTCcaaaatgtcactttctaacaagCTGATGCTGGACAAGCTGGACGTGAAAGGGAAGCCGGTCGTTATGAGAGTCGACTTCAATTTTCCTATGAAGAACAACCAGATAACAAACAACTGGAGGATTAAGGCTGCTGTCCCAAGCATCAAATTCTGCTTGGACAATGGATCCAAGTCAGTAGTCCTTATAAGCCACCTAGACTGGCCTGATGGTGTCCCTATGCCTGACAAGTACTCCTCAGAGCCAGTTGCTGTAGAACTCAAATCTCTGCTGGGCAAGGATGTTCTGTTCTTGAAGGACTGTGTAGGCCCAGAAGTGGAGAAAGCCTGTACCAACCCAGCTGCTGGGTCTGTCATCCTGCGGGAGAACCTCTGCTTTCATgtggaggaagagggaagggaaaagatgCTTCTGGGAACAAGGCTAACGCTGATCCAGCCAAATTAGAAGCTTTCCAAGCTTCACTTCCCAAGCTAGGGGATGTCTATGTCAATGATGCTTTTGGCACTGCTCACAGAGCCCACAGCTCCATGGCAGAAGTCAATCTGCCACAGAAGGCTGGTGGTTTTTTGATGAAGAAGGAGCTGAACTACTTTGCCGAGGCCTTGGAGAGCCCAGAGCGACCCTTCCTGGCCATCCTGGGCAGAACTAAAGTTGCAGACAAGATCCAGCTGATCAAGAATATGCTGGGCAAAGTCAATGAGATGATTATTGGTAGTGGAATGGCTTGTACCTTCCTTAAGGTGCTCAGCAACATGGAGATTGGCACTTCTCTGTTTGATGAAGAGGGAGCCAAGATTGTCAAAGACCTAATGTCCAAAGCTGAGAAGAATGGTGTGAAGATTATCTTGCCTGTTGACTTTGTCACTGCTGGCAAGTTTGATGAGAATACCAAGACTGGCCAAGCCACTGTGGCTTCTGGCATACCTGCTGGCTGGCTGGGCTTGGACTGTGgccctgaaagcagcaagaagtATGCTGAGGCTGTCACTCAGGCTAAGCAGATTGTGTGGAATGGTCCTGtggggttttttggggttttttgtttgtttgtttgtttgtttgttttttgagatggagtctcactctgtcacccaggctggagtgcaatggcgcggtcttggctcactgcaacctccacctccctgattcaagtgattctcctgcctcagcctccccagtagctgggactactggtgcgtgccaccacgcccggctaatttttgtatttttagtagagactggggtttcaccatgttgaccaggctggtctcgaactactgacctcatgatctgcccaccttggcctcccaaagtgctgggattacaggcgtgagccaccgcgcccggccttctgtAGGGGTTTTTGAATGGGAAGCTTTTGCCCGGGGAACCAAAGCCCTCATGGATGAGGTGGTGAAAGCCACTTCTAGGGGCTGCATCATCATCGTAGGTGGTGGAGACACTGCCACTTGCTGTGCAAAATGGAACATGGAGGATAAAGTCAGCCAGGTGAGCACTGGGGGTGGTGCCGGTTTAGAGCTCCTAGAAGGTAAAGTCCATCCTGGGGTTGATACTCTTGGCAATATTTAGTACTTTCCTGTCTTTTAGTTCCTGTGCACAGCCCCTAAGTCAACttagcattttctgcatctccaCTTGGCATTAGCTAAAACTTTCCATGTCAAGATTCAGCTAGTAGCCAAGAGATGCAGTGCCAGGAACCCTTAAATGGTTACACAGAATCTCAGCTCATCTCtactgtaaaaattaaaaaagtgaggtgagaggatcgcttgatcctgggaggttgaggctgcaatgagccataatcttgccactgcactacctgggagtgacaccctgtctcgaaaaaacaacaacaacaacaacaaactggcACTCCACATTCAAAGGGAAGAGAATTAAACTCCATTTAAAGGGACTAAATGTTTCTGTCTCCCACCTccaataaattaatataataaatccCTACTCTCCAGTGTGCTGGTATTTGCAGATGGGGCCTCTGGGAGATAATtggtgaggtcatgagggtggggcacGCATGATGGAATGAGTtaccttataagaagagacaccagggccgggcgtggtggctcacgcctgtaatcccagcactttgggaggccgaggtgggcggatcatgaggtcaggagatcgagaccattgtggctaacactgtgaaaccccatctctactaaaactacaaaaaattagccaggcatggtggcgggcacctgtggtcccagctacttgggaggctgaggcaggagaatggcgtgaacccaggaggcggagcttgcagtaagccgagatcgcgccactgcactccagcctgggccacagagtaagactctgtctcaaaaaaaaaaaaaagaagagacaccaggctgggcgtggtggctcacacctgtaatcccagcactttgggaagctgaggcaggaggatcctttgagcccaagagtttgaggttgcagtgagctatgattgtgccacagcactccagcctgcgtgacaaagcgagaccctgtctcaataataataataataggctgagtgtggtggttcacacctgtaatcccagcactttgggaggcctaggtgggcggatcacctgagaacaggagttcgagacagtctggccaaaatggtgaaaccccatctctactaaagatacaaaaattagccgggcatggtggtgggcacctgtaatcccagctacttcggaggctgagacaggagaatcacttgacctcaggaggcagaggttgcagtgagccaagatcgcaccactgcacttcatcctggacgacagagtgagactctgtctcaaataatactactactaataaataataataataatgaaaagacacCAGagacctctctttctctctgtctttctctctgtcacccctaTGCCCTCTTCCCAGCTTGAGGACACAACCAGAAAGTAGCCATCTTtgagccaggaagaaagccctcaccaAGAACAGAATCTACTGTCATTTCGACCTTGGACTTCATGGTGTCAAGAATCGtattttgttattgtattttgttattttgtaatcgtattgtattttgttatagtggcTCAAGTAGAGTAA from Pan paniscus chromosome 20, NHGRI_mPanPan1-v2.0_pri, whole genome shotgun sequence encodes the following:
- the LOC100976996 gene encoding LOW QUALITY PROTEIN: phosphoglycerate kinase 1-like (The sequence of the model RefSeq protein was modified relative to this genomic sequence to represent the inferred CDS: inserted 1 base in 1 codon) codes for the protein MSLSNKLMLDKLDVKGKPVVMRVDFNFPMKNNQITNNWRIKAAVPSIKFCLDNGSKSVVLISHLDWPDGVPMPDKYSSEPVAVELKSLLGKDVLFLKDCVGPEVEKACTNPAAGSVILRENLCFHVEEXGKGKDASGNKANADPAKLEAFQASLPKLGDVYVNDAFGTAHRAHSSMAEVNLPQKAGGFLMKKELNYFAEALESPERPFLAILGRTKVADKIQLIKNMLGKVNEMIIGSGMACTFLKVLSNMEIGTSLFDEEGAKIVKDLMSKAEKNGVKIILPVDFVTAGKFDENTKTGQATVASGIPAGWLGLDCGPESSKKYAEAVTQAKQIVWNGPVGFFGVFWVFEWEAFARGTKALMDEVVKATSRGCIIIVGGGDTATCCAKWNMEDKVSQVSTGGGAGLELLEGKVHPGVDTLGNI